From a single Larimichthys crocea isolate SSNF chromosome XIII, L_crocea_2.0, whole genome shotgun sequence genomic region:
- the etsrp gene encoding ETS1-related protein isoform X3, translating to MYWDTVIKPGDRNTETKIKMEVCQTGYYTEDFRTQEVPAGFDFASYDSKPPGQQQYVTENSYPEPPKASHLYDTKVSANDASLFNLDVYQEFNWWASYPHADGLTVDQPQTGYQESQQTYQTLVSQNGQFSPAMDGSHSPFLTGKAASTLQSETDQSSFSCNSAELYDSDGQRQTSSFWPEYSQSSFTALPHPPPASSCPSNQTSEQYCPRVMKRKNTHPQRPDREGQMTGMSAYPGSGPIQLWQFLLELLLDSACRTFICWTGDGWEFKMSDPTEVAKRWGQCKNKPKMNYEKLSRGLRYYYHKNIIHKTAGKRYVYRFVCDVQGMLGKTAQEVLTSLNVLPTNVAESWQCPGAPAAAAATSEHSSEPWASQ from the exons ATGTACTGGGACACCGTCATCAAAcctggagacagaaacacagagaccaaAATAAAG ATGGAGGTTTGCCAGACTGGATATTACACAGAAGACTTCAGGACACAGGAAGTGCCAGCTGGCTTTGACTTTGCATCTTATG ACAGTAAACCACCCGGACAGCAGCAGTACGTCACAGAAAACAGCTACCCAGAGCCACCGAAAGCGTCTCACCTTTACGACACTAAAG tgAGCGCCAATGACGCCAGCCTCTTCAACCTGGACGTGTACCAGGAGTTCAACTGGTGGGCCTCATATCCGCACG CAGATGGGCTGACAGTAGATCAGCCACAAACCGGATACCAGGAGTCTCAGCAGACGTACCAGACCCTGGTGTCCCAGAATGGACAGTTCAGCCCGGCTATGGATGGCAGCCACAGCCCCTTTCTAACTGGAAAGGCAGCAAGTACATTACAAA gTGAGACAGATCAGAGCTCGTTCTCGTGTAACTCGGCTGAACTGTACGACTCGGACGGACAGAGGCAGACGTCGTCCTTCTGGCCTGAATACTCCCAGTCCAGCTTCACTGCCCTACCACACCCGCCTCCGGCCTCCTCCTGCCCTTCGAACCAAACCTCAGAGCAGTACTGCCCCCGTGTGATGAAACGCaagaacacacacccacagaggcCTGACAGGGAGGGTCAGATGACGGGAATGTCAGCTTATCCAG gaTCTGGTCCAATCCAGTTGTGGCAGTTTTTACTGGAGTTACTTCTGGACTCTGCCTGCCGAACCTTCATCTGCTGGACGGGAGACGGCTGGGAGTTTAAGATGTCCGACCCCACAGAG GTGGCCAAACGCTGGGGTCAGTGCAAGAACAAACCCAAGATGAACTACGAGAAGCTGAGCCGCGGCCTCCGTTACTACTACCACAAGAACATCATCCACAAGACGGCGGGCAAACGCTACGTCTACCGCTTTGTCTGCGACGTGCAGGGCATGCTGGGAAAGACGGCGCAGGAGGTCCTGACCAGTCTGAACGTTTTGCCCACGAACGTGGCAGAGTCATGGCAGTGCCCCGGGGCaccggcggcggcggcagcgaCATCAGAGCACAGTAGTGAACCGTGGGCGTCacagtag
- the etsrp gene encoding ETS1-related protein isoform X1, translated as MYWDTVIKPGDRNTETKIKMEVCQTGYYTEDFRTQEVPAGFDFASYDYPGEDLSFLLDSKPPGQQQYVTENSYPEPPKASHLYDTKVSANDASLFNLDVYQEFNWWASYPHADGLTVDQPQTGYQESQQTYQTLVSQNGQFSPAMDGSHSPFLTGKAASTLQSETDQSSFSCNSAELYDSDGQRQTSSFWPEYSQSSFTALPHPPPASSCPSNQTSEQYCPRVMKRKNTHPQRPDREGQMTGMSAYPGSGPIQLWQFLLELLLDSACRTFICWTGDGWEFKMSDPTEVAKRWGQCKNKPKMNYEKLSRGLRYYYHKNIIHKTAGKRYVYRFVCDVQGMLGKTAQEVLTSLNVLPTNVAESWQCPGAPAAAAATSEHSSEPWASQ; from the exons ATGTACTGGGACACCGTCATCAAAcctggagacagaaacacagagaccaaAATAAAG ATGGAGGTTTGCCAGACTGGATATTACACAGAAGACTTCAGGACACAGGAAGTGCCAGCTGGCTTTGACTTTGCATCTTATG ACTACCCTGGTGAAGACCTGTCTTTTCTGTTAGACAGTAAACCACCCGGACAGCAGCAGTACGTCACAGAAAACAGCTACCCAGAGCCACCGAAAGCGTCTCACCTTTACGACACTAAAG tgAGCGCCAATGACGCCAGCCTCTTCAACCTGGACGTGTACCAGGAGTTCAACTGGTGGGCCTCATATCCGCACG CAGATGGGCTGACAGTAGATCAGCCACAAACCGGATACCAGGAGTCTCAGCAGACGTACCAGACCCTGGTGTCCCAGAATGGACAGTTCAGCCCGGCTATGGATGGCAGCCACAGCCCCTTTCTAACTGGAAAGGCAGCAAGTACATTACAAA gTGAGACAGATCAGAGCTCGTTCTCGTGTAACTCGGCTGAACTGTACGACTCGGACGGACAGAGGCAGACGTCGTCCTTCTGGCCTGAATACTCCCAGTCCAGCTTCACTGCCCTACCACACCCGCCTCCGGCCTCCTCCTGCCCTTCGAACCAAACCTCAGAGCAGTACTGCCCCCGTGTGATGAAACGCaagaacacacacccacagaggcCTGACAGGGAGGGTCAGATGACGGGAATGTCAGCTTATCCAG gaTCTGGTCCAATCCAGTTGTGGCAGTTTTTACTGGAGTTACTTCTGGACTCTGCCTGCCGAACCTTCATCTGCTGGACGGGAGACGGCTGGGAGTTTAAGATGTCCGACCCCACAGAG GTGGCCAAACGCTGGGGTCAGTGCAAGAACAAACCCAAGATGAACTACGAGAAGCTGAGCCGCGGCCTCCGTTACTACTACCACAAGAACATCATCCACAAGACGGCGGGCAAACGCTACGTCTACCGCTTTGTCTGCGACGTGCAGGGCATGCTGGGAAAGACGGCGCAGGAGGTCCTGACCAGTCTGAACGTTTTGCCCACGAACGTGGCAGAGTCATGGCAGTGCCCCGGGGCaccggcggcggcggcagcgaCATCAGAGCACAGTAGTGAACCGTGGGCGTCacagtag
- the etsrp gene encoding ETS1-related protein isoform X2 produces the protein MYWDTVIKPGDRNTETKIKMEVCQTGYYTEDFRTQEVPAGFDFASYDYPGEDLSFLLDSKPPGQQQYVTENSYPEPPKASHLYDTKVSANDASLFNLDVYQEFNWWASYPHDGLTVDQPQTGYQESQQTYQTLVSQNGQFSPAMDGSHSPFLTGKAASTLQSETDQSSFSCNSAELYDSDGQRQTSSFWPEYSQSSFTALPHPPPASSCPSNQTSEQYCPRVMKRKNTHPQRPDREGQMTGMSAYPGSGPIQLWQFLLELLLDSACRTFICWTGDGWEFKMSDPTEVAKRWGQCKNKPKMNYEKLSRGLRYYYHKNIIHKTAGKRYVYRFVCDVQGMLGKTAQEVLTSLNVLPTNVAESWQCPGAPAAAAATSEHSSEPWASQ, from the exons ATGTACTGGGACACCGTCATCAAAcctggagacagaaacacagagaccaaAATAAAG ATGGAGGTTTGCCAGACTGGATATTACACAGAAGACTTCAGGACACAGGAAGTGCCAGCTGGCTTTGACTTTGCATCTTATG ACTACCCTGGTGAAGACCTGTCTTTTCTGTTAGACAGTAAACCACCCGGACAGCAGCAGTACGTCACAGAAAACAGCTACCCAGAGCCACCGAAAGCGTCTCACCTTTACGACACTAAAG tgAGCGCCAATGACGCCAGCCTCTTCAACCTGGACGTGTACCAGGAGTTCAACTGGTGGGCCTCATATCCGCACG ATGGGCTGACAGTAGATCAGCCACAAACCGGATACCAGGAGTCTCAGCAGACGTACCAGACCCTGGTGTCCCAGAATGGACAGTTCAGCCCGGCTATGGATGGCAGCCACAGCCCCTTTCTAACTGGAAAGGCAGCAAGTACATTACAAA gTGAGACAGATCAGAGCTCGTTCTCGTGTAACTCGGCTGAACTGTACGACTCGGACGGACAGAGGCAGACGTCGTCCTTCTGGCCTGAATACTCCCAGTCCAGCTTCACTGCCCTACCACACCCGCCTCCGGCCTCCTCCTGCCCTTCGAACCAAACCTCAGAGCAGTACTGCCCCCGTGTGATGAAACGCaagaacacacacccacagaggcCTGACAGGGAGGGTCAGATGACGGGAATGTCAGCTTATCCAG gaTCTGGTCCAATCCAGTTGTGGCAGTTTTTACTGGAGTTACTTCTGGACTCTGCCTGCCGAACCTTCATCTGCTGGACGGGAGACGGCTGGGAGTTTAAGATGTCCGACCCCACAGAG GTGGCCAAACGCTGGGGTCAGTGCAAGAACAAACCCAAGATGAACTACGAGAAGCTGAGCCGCGGCCTCCGTTACTACTACCACAAGAACATCATCCACAAGACGGCGGGCAAACGCTACGTCTACCGCTTTGTCTGCGACGTGCAGGGCATGCTGGGAAAGACGGCGCAGGAGGTCCTGACCAGTCTGAACGTTTTGCCCACGAACGTGGCAGAGTCATGGCAGTGCCCCGGGGCaccggcggcggcggcagcgaCATCAGAGCACAGTAGTGAACCGTGGGCGTCacagtag